Proteins encoded by one window of Canis lupus dingo isolate Sandy chromosome 22, ASM325472v2, whole genome shotgun sequence:
- the IRS2 gene encoding insulin receptor substrate 2 isoform X2 encodes MASPPLPGPPGPAGGDGPNLNNNNNNNHSVRKCGYLRKQKHGHKRFFVLRGPGDEAAATAGGVPAPQPPRLEYYESEKKWRSKAGAPKRVIALDCCLNINKRADAKHKYLIALYTRDEYFAVAAENEQEQEGWYRALTDLLSEGRAGDAPPAPAPANAAASCSASLPGALGGSAGAAAADDSYGLVAPATAAYREVWQVNLKPKGLGQSKNLTGVYRLCLSARTIGFVKLNCEQPSVTLQLMNIRRCGHSDSFFFIEVGRSAVTGPGELWMQADDSVVAQNIHETILEAMKALKELFEFRPRSKSQSSGSSSTHPISVPGARRHHHLVNLPPSQTGLVRRSRTDSLAATPPAAKCSSCRVRTASEGDGGAGAGAAGAGAGVGAGAGAGAGGRPVSVAGSPLSPGPVRAPLSRSHTLSGGCGGRASKVAPAPAGGALQHSRSMSMPVAHSPPAATSPGSLSSSSGHGSGSYPPPPGPHPPLQHPLHHAASQRPSSGSASASGSPSDPGFMSLDEYGSSPGDLRAFCSHRSNTPESIAETPPARDGGGGELYGYMTMDRPLSHCGRPYRRVSGDGAQDLDRGLRKRTYSLTTPARQRPVPQPSSASLDEYTLMRATFSGSSGRLCPSCPASSPKVAYNPYPEDYGDVEIGSHRSSSSNLGADDGYMPMTPGVALMGGGGGSCKSDDYMPMSPTSVSAPKQILQPRASAAALPPTGAAVPAPAPSAGRAFAASGSGVSYKASSPAESSPEDSGYMRMWCGSKLSMESADSKLLPNGDYLNMSPSDAGTSGTPPDFFSAALHGSGEMLRGVPGYCYSSLPRSYKAPYTCNGDNNDQYVLMSSPVGRILEEERLEPPASPGPTAGGAFAGAGGHTQPPHPAVPSPGRPGGSSAGRPDGFLTQRCRAVRPTRLSLEGLQTLPSMHEYPLPPEPKSPGEYINIDFGEAGARLSPPAPPLLASAASSCSLLSASSPASSLGSGTPGTSSDSRQRSPLSDYMNLDFSSPKSPKPGAQSGDPVGSLDALLSPEAASPYPPLPPRPAAPAASLQLQPPPPPPPGELYRLPPAAPSQGPGAASSSSSEPGDNGDYTEMAFGVAATPPQPIAAPPKPEGARVTSPTSGVKRLSLMDQVSGVEAFLQASQPPDPHRGAKVIRADPQGGRRRHSSETFASTTTVTPVSPSFAHNPKRHNSASVENVSLRKSSEGGSSGVLGAGDDRPTSPRQLQPPHPQQARPWGPGQPGGLVGCPGGSGAPMRRETSAGFQNGLNYIAIDVRDEPGLSPAPQQHPHPHPQPGDKSAWGRTRSLGGLITAVGSSGGGGVCGGPSPGALPPANTYASIDFLSHHLKEATIVKE; translated from the coding sequence ATGGCGAGCCCGCCGCTGCCCGGGCccccggggccggcgggcggcgaCGGCCCCaacctcaacaacaacaacaacaacaaccacagcGTGCGCAAGTGCGGCTACCTGCGCAAGCAGAAGCACGGCCACAAGCGCTTCTTCGTGCTGCGCGGGCCCGGCGACGAGGCGGCGGCGACGGCGGGCGGGGTCCCGGCGCCGCAGCCGCCGCGGCTCGAGTACTACGAGAGCGAGAAGAAGTGGCGGAGCAAGGCGGGCGCCCCGAAGCGGGTCATCGCGCTCGACTGCTGCCTCAACATCAACAAGCGCGCCGACGCCAAGCACAAGTACCTGATCGCGCTCTACACCAGGGACGAGTACTTCGCGGTGGCGGCGGAGAacgagcaggagcaggagggctgGTACCGCGCGCTCACCGACCTGCTCAGCGAGGGCCGCGCGGGCgacgcgccccccgcccccgcccccgccaacGCCGCCGCGTCCTGCAGCGCCTCGCTGCCCGGcgccctgggtggctcggccggCGCCGCCGCGGCCGACGACAGCTACGGGCTGGTGGCGCCCGCCACGGCCGCCTACCGCGAGGTGTGGCAGGTGAACCTGAAGCCCAAGGGCCTGGGCCAGAGCAAGAACCTGACGGGCGTGTACCGCCTGTGCCTGTCGGCGCGCACCATCGGCTTCGTGAAGCTCAACTGCGAGCAGCCGTCGGTGACGCTGCAGCTCATGAACATCCGCCGCTGCGGCCACTCGGACAGCTTCTTCTTCATCGAGGTGGGCCGCTCGGCGGTCACGGGCCCCGGGGAGCTGTGGATGCAGGCCGACGACTCGGTGGTGGCGCAGAACATCCACGAGACCATCCTGGAGGCCATGAAGGCGCTCAAGGAGCTCTTCGAGTTCCGGCCCCGCAGCAAGAGCCAGTCGTCGGGCTCGTCCTCCACGCACCCCATCAGCGTCCCCGGCGCGCGCCGCCACCACCACCTGGTCAACCTGCCCCCGAGCCAGACGGGCCTGGTGCGCCGCTCGCGCACCGACAGCCTGGCCGCCACCCCGCCGGCCGCCAAGTGCAGCTCGTGCCGGGTGCGCACGGCCAGCGAGGGCgacgggggcgcgggcgcgggggcggcgggcgcgggggcgggcgtgggcgcgggcgcgggcgcgggggcgggcggcagGCCGGTGTCGGTGGCCGGGAGCCCCCTGAGCCCCGGGCCGGTGCGCGCGCCCCTGAGCCGCTCGCACACCCTGAgcggcggctgcggcgggcgCGCGAGCAAGGTGGCGCCGGCGCCGGCAGGGGGTGCCCTGCAGCACAGCCGCTCCATGTCCATGCCCGTGGCGCACTCGCCCCCGGCCGCCACCAGCCCCGGCAGCCTGTCGTCCAGCAGCGGGCACGGCTCCGGCTCCTacccgccgcccccgggcccgcACCCGCCCCTGCAGCACCCCCTGCACCACGCCGCGAGCCAGCGCCCGTCCAGCGGCAGCGCGTCGGCCTCGGGCTCCCCCAGCGACCCCGGCTTCATGTCGCTGGACGAGTATGGCTCCAGCCCCGGCGACCTGAGAGCCTTCTGCAGCCACCGGAGCAACACGCCCGAGTCCATCGCCGAGACGCCGCCGGCCAGGGACGGCGGCGGGGGCGAGCTGTACGGGTACATGACCATGGACAGGCCCCTGAGCCACTGCGGCCGCCCCTACCGCAGAGTGTCCGGGGATGGCGCCCAGGACCTGGACCGGGGGCTGAGGAAGAGGACTTACTCCCTGACCACCCCTGCCCGGCAGCGGCCGGTGCCCCAGCCCTCCTCCGCGTCCCTGGATGAGTATACCCTGATGCGGGCCACCTTCTCCGGCAGCTCCGGCCGCCTCTGCCCGTCCTGCCCCGCGTCCTCTCCCAAAGTGGCCTACAACCCGTATCCCGAGGACTACGGCGACGTCGAGATCGGGTCCCACCGGAGCTCCAGCAGCAACCTCGGTGCCGACGACGGGTACATGCCCATGACCCCCGGCGTGGCCCTCATGGGCGGGGGCGGTGGCAGCTGTAAGAGTGACGACTACATGCCCATGAGCCCCACCAGCGTGTCGGCCCCCAAGCAGATCCTGCAACCGCGGGCCTCCGCCGCCGCCCTGCCCCCCACGGGGGCTGCAGTGCCAGCGCCCGCCCCGTCGGCCGGCAGGGCCTTCGCGGCCAGTGGCAGCGGCGTTAGCTACAAGGCGAGCTCCCCAGCCGAGAGCTCCCCCGAGGACAGCGGGTACATGCGCATGTGGTGTGGTTCCAAGCTGTCCATGGAGAGCGCCGACAGCAAGCTGCTACCCAACGGGGACTACCTCAATATGTCCCCCAGCGACGCGGGTACCTCGGGGACTCCTCCGGACTTCTTTTCGGCCGCCTTGCATGGCAGTGGGGAGATGCTCAGGGGAGTGCCTGGCTACTGCTACAGCTCCCTGCCGCGCTCCTACAAGGCGCCCTACACGTGCAACGGGGACAACAACGACCAGTACGTGCTCATGAGCTCCCCCGTGGGGCGCATCCTGGAAGAGGAGAGGCTGGAGCCGCCCGCCAGCCCGGGGCCCACGGCCGGCGGCGCCTTCGCGGGGGCGGGCGGCCACacccagcccccccacccagcAGTGCCTTCGCCCGGCAGGCCCGGTGGCAGCAGCGCTGGCCGCCCCGACGGCTTCCTGACCCAGCGCTGCCGGGCAGTGCGGCCCACGCGCCTGTCCCTGGAGGGGCTGCAGACGCTGCCCAGCATGCACGAGTACCCTCTGCCGCCCGAGCCCAAGAGCCCCGGCGAGTACATCAACATTGACTTCGGCGAGGCCGGGGCCCGCCtctccccgcccgcgcccccgctgCTGGCCTCGGCGGCCTCGTCGTGCTCGCTGCTGTCCGCCAGCAGCCCGGCCTCCTCCCTGGGCTCGGGCACCCCGGGCACCAGCAGCGACAGCAGGCAGCGCTCCCCGCTCTCCGACTACATGAACCTCGACTTCAGCTCGCCCAAGTCGCCCAAGCCCGGCGCGCAGAGCGGGGACCCCGTGGGCTCCCTGGACGCCCTCCTGTCCCCCGAGGCCGCCTCGCCCTACCCGCCGCTGCCCCctcgccccgccgcccccgcggcctccctgcagctgcagccgcccccgccgccgcccccgggggAGCTGTACCGCCTACCCCCGGCCGCCCCGTCGCAGGGCCCCGGCGcggcctcctcctcttcctcggAGCCCGGGGACAATGGTGACTACACCGAGATGGCCTTCGGCGTGGCTGCCACCCCGCCACAACCCATCGCGGCGCCCCCGAAGCCAGAGGGCGCCCGCGTGACCAGCCCCACGTCCGGGGTGAAGAGGCTGAGCCTCATGGACCAGGTGTCGGGAGTCGAGGCCTTCCTGCAGGCCAGCCAGCCCCCGGACCCGCACCGGGGCGCCAAGGTCATCCGCGCCGACCCGCAGGGGGGCCGGCGCCGCCACAGCTCTGAGACCTTTGCCTCGACCACCACTGTGACCCCCGTGTCCCCCTCCTTCGCCCACAACCCCAAGCGCCACAACTCGGCCTCTGTGGAAAACGTGTCTCTCAGGAAAAGCAGCGAAGGGGGCAGCAGCGGCGTCCTGGGTGCCGGGGACGACCGCCCCACGTCCCCCCGCCAGCTGCAGCCGCCGCACCCCCAGCAGGCGCGCCCCTGGGGCCCAGGTCAGCCCGGGGGCTTGGTCGGCTGCCCTGGGGGCAGTGGCGCCCCAATGCGCAGGGAGACCTCTGCCGGCTTCCAGAACGGCCTCAACTACATCGCCATCGACGTGAGGGACGAGCCTGGGCTGTCACCCGCCCCGCAGCAGCATCCGCATCCGCATCCGCAGCCCGGAGACAAGAGCGCCTGGGGCCGGACCCGCAGTCTCGGGGGCCTGATCACCGCCGTGGGGAGCAGCGGCGGcggtggggtgtgtggggggccCAGCCCCGGCGCCTTGCCCCCCGCCAACACCTATGCCAGCATTGACTTCCTGTCCCATCACCTGAAGGAGGCCACCATCGTGAAAG
- the IRS2 gene encoding insulin receptor substrate 2 isoform X1 — protein sequence MASPPLPGPPGPAGGDGPNLNNNNNNNHSVRKCGYLRKQKHGHKRFFVLRGPGDEAAATAGGVPAPQPPRLEYYESEKKWRSKAGAPKRVIALDCCLNINKRADAKHKYLIALYTRDEYFAVAAENEQEQEGWYRALTDLLSEGRAGDAPPAPAPANAAASCSASLPGALGGSAGAAAADDSYGLVAPATAAYREVWQVNLKPKGLGQSKNLTGVYRLCLSARTIGFVKLNCEQPSVTLQLMNIRRCGHSDSFFFIEVGRSAVTGPGELWMQADDSVVAQNIHETILEAMKALKELFEFRPRSKSQSSGSSSTHPISVPGARRHHHLVNLPPSQTGLVRRSRTDSLAATPPAAKCSSCRVRTASEGDGGAGAGAAGAGAGVGAGAGAGAGGRPVSVAGSPLSPGPVRAPLSRSHTLSGGCGGRASKVAPAPAGGALQHSRSMSMPVAHSPPAATSPGSLSSSSGHGSGSYPPPPGPHPPLQHPLHHAASQRPSSGSASASGSPSDPGFMSLDEYGSSPGDLRAFCSHRSNTPESIAETPPARDGGGGELYGYMTMDRPLSHCGRPYRRVSGDGAQDLDRGLRKRTYSLTTPARQRPVPQPSSASLDEYTLMRATFSGSSGRLCPSCPASSPKVAYNPYPEDYGDVEIGSHRSSSSNLGADDGYMPMTPGVALMGGGGGSCKSDDYMPMSPTSVSAPKQILQPRASAAALPPTGAAVPAPAPSAGRAFAASGSGVSYKASSPAESSPEDSGYMRMWCGSKLSMESADSKLLPNGDYLNMSPSDAGTSGTPPDFFSAALHGSGEMLRGVPGYCYSSLPRSYKAPYTCNGDNNDQYVLMSSPVGRILEEERLEPPASPGPTAGGAFAGAGGHTQPPHPAVPSPGRPGGSSAGRPDGFLTQRCRAVRPTRLSLEGLQTLPSMHEYPLPPEPKSPGEYINIDFGEAGARLSPPAPPLLASAASSCSLLSASSPASSLGSGTPGTSSDSRQRSPLSDYMNLDFSSPKSPKPGAQSGDPVGSLDALLSPEAASPYPPLPPRPAAPAASLQLQPPPPPPPGELYRLPPAAPSQGPGAASSSSSEPGDNGDYTEMAFGVAATPPQPIAAPPKPEGARVTSPTSGVKRLSLMDQVSGVEAFLQASQPPDPHRGAKVIRADPQGGRRRHSSETFASTTTVTPVSPSFAHNPKRHNSASVENVSLRKSSEGGSSGVLGAGDDRPTSPRQLQPPHPQQARPWGPGQPGGLVGCPGGSGAPMRRETSAGFQNGLNYIAIDVRDEPGLSPAPQQHPHPHPQPGDKSAWGRTRSLGGLITAVGSSGGGGVCGGPSPGALPPANTYASIDFLSHHLKEATIVKDPLCLDHLLWSGQEFISCSGPQGENASSYFGGDLEVGGGF from the coding sequence ATGGCGAGCCCGCCGCTGCCCGGGCccccggggccggcgggcggcgaCGGCCCCaacctcaacaacaacaacaacaacaaccacagcGTGCGCAAGTGCGGCTACCTGCGCAAGCAGAAGCACGGCCACAAGCGCTTCTTCGTGCTGCGCGGGCCCGGCGACGAGGCGGCGGCGACGGCGGGCGGGGTCCCGGCGCCGCAGCCGCCGCGGCTCGAGTACTACGAGAGCGAGAAGAAGTGGCGGAGCAAGGCGGGCGCCCCGAAGCGGGTCATCGCGCTCGACTGCTGCCTCAACATCAACAAGCGCGCCGACGCCAAGCACAAGTACCTGATCGCGCTCTACACCAGGGACGAGTACTTCGCGGTGGCGGCGGAGAacgagcaggagcaggagggctgGTACCGCGCGCTCACCGACCTGCTCAGCGAGGGCCGCGCGGGCgacgcgccccccgcccccgcccccgccaacGCCGCCGCGTCCTGCAGCGCCTCGCTGCCCGGcgccctgggtggctcggccggCGCCGCCGCGGCCGACGACAGCTACGGGCTGGTGGCGCCCGCCACGGCCGCCTACCGCGAGGTGTGGCAGGTGAACCTGAAGCCCAAGGGCCTGGGCCAGAGCAAGAACCTGACGGGCGTGTACCGCCTGTGCCTGTCGGCGCGCACCATCGGCTTCGTGAAGCTCAACTGCGAGCAGCCGTCGGTGACGCTGCAGCTCATGAACATCCGCCGCTGCGGCCACTCGGACAGCTTCTTCTTCATCGAGGTGGGCCGCTCGGCGGTCACGGGCCCCGGGGAGCTGTGGATGCAGGCCGACGACTCGGTGGTGGCGCAGAACATCCACGAGACCATCCTGGAGGCCATGAAGGCGCTCAAGGAGCTCTTCGAGTTCCGGCCCCGCAGCAAGAGCCAGTCGTCGGGCTCGTCCTCCACGCACCCCATCAGCGTCCCCGGCGCGCGCCGCCACCACCACCTGGTCAACCTGCCCCCGAGCCAGACGGGCCTGGTGCGCCGCTCGCGCACCGACAGCCTGGCCGCCACCCCGCCGGCCGCCAAGTGCAGCTCGTGCCGGGTGCGCACGGCCAGCGAGGGCgacgggggcgcgggcgcgggggcggcgggcgcgggggcgggcgtgggcgcgggcgcgggcgcgggggcgggcggcagGCCGGTGTCGGTGGCCGGGAGCCCCCTGAGCCCCGGGCCGGTGCGCGCGCCCCTGAGCCGCTCGCACACCCTGAgcggcggctgcggcgggcgCGCGAGCAAGGTGGCGCCGGCGCCGGCAGGGGGTGCCCTGCAGCACAGCCGCTCCATGTCCATGCCCGTGGCGCACTCGCCCCCGGCCGCCACCAGCCCCGGCAGCCTGTCGTCCAGCAGCGGGCACGGCTCCGGCTCCTacccgccgcccccgggcccgcACCCGCCCCTGCAGCACCCCCTGCACCACGCCGCGAGCCAGCGCCCGTCCAGCGGCAGCGCGTCGGCCTCGGGCTCCCCCAGCGACCCCGGCTTCATGTCGCTGGACGAGTATGGCTCCAGCCCCGGCGACCTGAGAGCCTTCTGCAGCCACCGGAGCAACACGCCCGAGTCCATCGCCGAGACGCCGCCGGCCAGGGACGGCGGCGGGGGCGAGCTGTACGGGTACATGACCATGGACAGGCCCCTGAGCCACTGCGGCCGCCCCTACCGCAGAGTGTCCGGGGATGGCGCCCAGGACCTGGACCGGGGGCTGAGGAAGAGGACTTACTCCCTGACCACCCCTGCCCGGCAGCGGCCGGTGCCCCAGCCCTCCTCCGCGTCCCTGGATGAGTATACCCTGATGCGGGCCACCTTCTCCGGCAGCTCCGGCCGCCTCTGCCCGTCCTGCCCCGCGTCCTCTCCCAAAGTGGCCTACAACCCGTATCCCGAGGACTACGGCGACGTCGAGATCGGGTCCCACCGGAGCTCCAGCAGCAACCTCGGTGCCGACGACGGGTACATGCCCATGACCCCCGGCGTGGCCCTCATGGGCGGGGGCGGTGGCAGCTGTAAGAGTGACGACTACATGCCCATGAGCCCCACCAGCGTGTCGGCCCCCAAGCAGATCCTGCAACCGCGGGCCTCCGCCGCCGCCCTGCCCCCCACGGGGGCTGCAGTGCCAGCGCCCGCCCCGTCGGCCGGCAGGGCCTTCGCGGCCAGTGGCAGCGGCGTTAGCTACAAGGCGAGCTCCCCAGCCGAGAGCTCCCCCGAGGACAGCGGGTACATGCGCATGTGGTGTGGTTCCAAGCTGTCCATGGAGAGCGCCGACAGCAAGCTGCTACCCAACGGGGACTACCTCAATATGTCCCCCAGCGACGCGGGTACCTCGGGGACTCCTCCGGACTTCTTTTCGGCCGCCTTGCATGGCAGTGGGGAGATGCTCAGGGGAGTGCCTGGCTACTGCTACAGCTCCCTGCCGCGCTCCTACAAGGCGCCCTACACGTGCAACGGGGACAACAACGACCAGTACGTGCTCATGAGCTCCCCCGTGGGGCGCATCCTGGAAGAGGAGAGGCTGGAGCCGCCCGCCAGCCCGGGGCCCACGGCCGGCGGCGCCTTCGCGGGGGCGGGCGGCCACacccagcccccccacccagcAGTGCCTTCGCCCGGCAGGCCCGGTGGCAGCAGCGCTGGCCGCCCCGACGGCTTCCTGACCCAGCGCTGCCGGGCAGTGCGGCCCACGCGCCTGTCCCTGGAGGGGCTGCAGACGCTGCCCAGCATGCACGAGTACCCTCTGCCGCCCGAGCCCAAGAGCCCCGGCGAGTACATCAACATTGACTTCGGCGAGGCCGGGGCCCGCCtctccccgcccgcgcccccgctgCTGGCCTCGGCGGCCTCGTCGTGCTCGCTGCTGTCCGCCAGCAGCCCGGCCTCCTCCCTGGGCTCGGGCACCCCGGGCACCAGCAGCGACAGCAGGCAGCGCTCCCCGCTCTCCGACTACATGAACCTCGACTTCAGCTCGCCCAAGTCGCCCAAGCCCGGCGCGCAGAGCGGGGACCCCGTGGGCTCCCTGGACGCCCTCCTGTCCCCCGAGGCCGCCTCGCCCTACCCGCCGCTGCCCCctcgccccgccgcccccgcggcctccctgcagctgcagccgcccccgccgccgcccccgggggAGCTGTACCGCCTACCCCCGGCCGCCCCGTCGCAGGGCCCCGGCGcggcctcctcctcttcctcggAGCCCGGGGACAATGGTGACTACACCGAGATGGCCTTCGGCGTGGCTGCCACCCCGCCACAACCCATCGCGGCGCCCCCGAAGCCAGAGGGCGCCCGCGTGACCAGCCCCACGTCCGGGGTGAAGAGGCTGAGCCTCATGGACCAGGTGTCGGGAGTCGAGGCCTTCCTGCAGGCCAGCCAGCCCCCGGACCCGCACCGGGGCGCCAAGGTCATCCGCGCCGACCCGCAGGGGGGCCGGCGCCGCCACAGCTCTGAGACCTTTGCCTCGACCACCACTGTGACCCCCGTGTCCCCCTCCTTCGCCCACAACCCCAAGCGCCACAACTCGGCCTCTGTGGAAAACGTGTCTCTCAGGAAAAGCAGCGAAGGGGGCAGCAGCGGCGTCCTGGGTGCCGGGGACGACCGCCCCACGTCCCCCCGCCAGCTGCAGCCGCCGCACCCCCAGCAGGCGCGCCCCTGGGGCCCAGGTCAGCCCGGGGGCTTGGTCGGCTGCCCTGGGGGCAGTGGCGCCCCAATGCGCAGGGAGACCTCTGCCGGCTTCCAGAACGGCCTCAACTACATCGCCATCGACGTGAGGGACGAGCCTGGGCTGTCACCCGCCCCGCAGCAGCATCCGCATCCGCATCCGCAGCCCGGAGACAAGAGCGCCTGGGGCCGGACCCGCAGTCTCGGGGGCCTGATCACCGCCGTGGGGAGCAGCGGCGGcggtggggtgtgtggggggccCAGCCCCGGCGCCTTGCCCCCCGCCAACACCTATGCCAGCATTGACTTCCTGTCCCATCACCTGAAGGAGGCCACCATCGTGAAAG